The Glycine soja cultivar W05 chromosome 3, ASM419377v2, whole genome shotgun sequence genome window below encodes:
- the LOC114405353 gene encoding uncharacterized protein LOC114405353, translating into MENKALFRLLVILLALFFVVFVAAVPATRSSMIGKIDPLVQDHLAKEDLVMWLRNSEDEMKEGTLETRMLMDVVDYPGTRPNPAHYPKSPGKP; encoded by the exons ATGGAGAACAAAGCCCTCTTTAGGCTTCTTGTTATTCTTCTGGCTCTTTTCTTCGTTGTATTTGTTGCTGCTGTTCCTGCAACCA GAAGCTCCATGATCGGGAAAATTGATCCTTTAGTGCAAGATCATCTGGCTAag GAGGATCTTGTTATGTGGTTAAGGAATAGCGAAGATGAAATGAAAGAAGGGACTTTAGAGACCAGAATGTTGATGGATGTTGTGGACTACCCTGGAACAAGACCAAATCCAGCCCATTATCCAAAATCTCCTGGAAAGCCTTGA